The Numida meleagris isolate 19003 breed g44 Domestic line chromosome 12, NumMel1.0, whole genome shotgun sequence genome includes a window with the following:
- the DDX46 gene encoding probable ATP-dependent RNA helicase DDX46 produces MGRESRHYRKRSASRGRSGSRSRSRSPSDKRKREDRRSRSRDRDRRRERSRSRDKRRSRSRDRKRQRRSRSRERERSRERRRSRSRERRRSRSRSRGRRSRSPSPSKNRKTENRSRSKERTEGVEVSKEKKKEKDDKEEEKDKDATASTVATENFDQNKLEEEMRKRKERVEKWREEQRKKAMENIGELKKEIEEMKQGKKWSLEDDDDDDEETAEGEKEGNEVEDEELDPLDAYMEEVKEEVKKFNMRSVKGGGGSEKKSGPTVTKVVTVVTTKKAVVETEKKKGELMENDQDAMEYSSEEEEVDLQTALTGYQTKQRKLLEPVDHGKIEYEPFRKNFYVEVPELAKMTQEEVNVYRLEMEGITVKGKGCPKPIKTWVQCGISMKILTALKKHGYEKPTPIQSQAIPAIMNGRDLIGIAKTGSGKTIAFLLPMFRHIMDQRALEEGEGPIAVIMTPTRELALQITKECKKFSKTLGLRVVCVYGGTGISEQIAELKRGAEIIVCTPGRMIDMLAANNGRVTNLRRVTYVVLDEADRMFDMGFEPQVMRIVDNVRPDRQTVMFSATFPRAMEALARRILSKPIEVQVGGRSVVCSDVEQHVIVIEEENKFLKLLELLGHYQEKGSVIIFVDKQEHADGLLKDLMRASYPCLSLHGGIDQYDRDSIINDFKNGTCKLLVATSVAARGLDVKQLMLVVNYSCPNHYEDYVHRAGRTGRAGNKGFAYTFITEDQARYAGDIIKALELSGNPIPADLEKLWADFKEQQKAEGKLIKKSSGFSGKGFKFDETEQALANERKKLQKAALGLQDSDDEDTAVDIDEQIESMFNSKKRVKDMGTPGSSNAPTPSAGNAEKLEIAKRLALRINAQKNLGAEAQVFVPFHFKDVMQQATNAILRGGTIQAPTVSAKTIAEQLAEKINAKLNYVPIEKQEEEKQDGGQNESFKRYEEELEINDFPQTARWKVTSKEALQRISEYSEAAITIRGTYFPPGKEPKEGERKIYLAIESANELAVQKAKAEITRLIKEELIRLQNSYQPTNKGRYKVL; encoded by the exons ATGGGCCGGGAGTCCAG GCATTATCGGAAGCGCTCTGCGTCGCGGGGACGCTCTGGTAGCCGCTCCAGAAGTCGTTCTCCATCTGACAAGAGGAAACGTGAAGACAGACGCTCCAGGAGTAGAGATCGAGATCGCAGACGTGAGCGGTCGCGCAGCAGGGACAAGAGAAGGTCTCGTTCGCGTGACAGGAAGCGCCAGAG ACGTTCaagaagcagagagagggaaCGGAGTCGGGAGAGAAGAAGATCGCGAAGCCGAGAGAGAAGGCGCTCTAGGAGCAGAAGTAGAGGCAGGCGGTCTCGATCCCCCAGTCCAAGCAAgaacaggaagacagaaaacag ATCAAGATCTAAAGAAAGGACAGAAGGTGTGGaagtttccaaagaaaagaaaaaagagaaagatgacaaagaagaagagaaggacaAAGATGCTACTGCATCGACTGTGGCCACCGAG AATTTTGATCAGAACAAActagaagaagaaatgagaaaacgAAAAGAAAGAGTGGAGAAGTGGAGGGAGGAGCAACGCAAGAAGGCTATGGAAAACAttggagaactgaaaaaagaaattgaggagatgaaacagggaaaaaaatggagtttgGAAGATGATGatg ATGATGATGAGGAgactgcagaaggagaaaaagaaggcaatgaaGTCGAAGATGAAGAGTTAGATCCTTTGGATGCTTATATGGAAGAAGTAAAAGAGGAGGTCAAGAAGTTCAATATGAGAAGCGTAAAGGGTGGAGGTGGGAGTGAAAAG aaatctgGACCAACTGTTACCAAAGTAGTAACCGTGGTGACAACCAAAAAGGCAGTTGTAGAGAcggaaaagaagaaaggggaacTCATGGAGAATGACCAAGATGCGATGGAG TATTCTTCAGAAGAAGAGGAAGTTGATCTTCAGACTGCCCTAACTGGCTATCAGACCAAGCAGAGAAAGCTGCTAGAACCAGTGGATCACGGAAAAATAGAATATGAGCCcttcaggaaaaacttctaTGTTGAAGTACCTGAACTAGCTAAAATGACACAAGAAG AGGTGAACGTGTACCGGCTGGAGATGGAGGGAATAACGGTCAAGGGAAAAGGCTGCCCCAAACCAATAAAAACCTGGGTACAGTGTGGTATTTCCATGAAGATTCTTACTGCTCTCAAAAA ACATGGCTACGAAAAACCCACGCCCATTCAAAGCCAAGCCATCCCAGCAATTATGAATGGTCGCGACTTGATTGGCATTGCTAAAACAGGAAGTGGGAAAACTATCGCATTTCTGTTGCCCATGTTCAGACACATTATGGATCAGAGAGCTTTAGAAGAAGGAGAAGGTCCCATAG ctgtCATTATGACACCTACTCGTGAGTTGGCTTTGCAGATTACCAAGGAGTGTAAGAAATTCTCAAAGACCCTTGGACTTCGGGTTGTTTGTGTTTATGGAGGAACAGGAATAAGTGAACAG ataGCTGAACTCAAAAGAGGTGCTGAAATTATTGTTTGCACACCTGGACGTATGATTGACATGTTAGCAGCTAACAATG gTCGGGTGACAAATCTCCGCAGAGTCACGTATGTTGTCCTTGATGAAGCAGACAGAATGTTTGACATGGGTTTTGAGCCTCAG GTTATGCGCATTGTAGACAACGTCAGGCCTGACCGTCAGACTGTCATGTTCTCTGCTACTTTTCCCAGAGCTATGGAGGCATTAGCTCGGAGAATCCTAAGTAAACCTATAGAAGTGCAGGTTGGAGGCAGAAGTGTTGTCTGTTCTGATGTGGAGCAGCATGTT attgtGATAGAAGAGGAGAATAAGTTCTTAAAGTTACTAGAGCTACTGGGACACTATCAGGAGAAAGGCTCAGTTATCATCTTTGTGGATAAACAAGAACACGCTGATGGGTTGTTGAAAGATTTAATGAGAGCTTCTTATCCCTGCTTGTCTCTTCACGGAG GCATTGATCAGTATGACAGGGACAGCATAATTAATGATTTCAAGAATGGCACTTGCAAGCTTCTGGTGGCCACGTCTGTAGCTGCAAGGGGCTTGGATGTAAAACAATTGATGCTAGTGGTCAATTATAGTTGTCCCAACCATTATGAAGATTATGTGCACCGAGCAGGCCGAACTGGGCGAGCTGGTAATAAA GGATTTGCATATACGTTCATTACTGAGGATCAGGCACGGTATGCTGGTGATATCATTAAGGCTTTGGAATTATCTGGGAATCCAATTCCTGCTGATTTGGAGAAGCTCTGGGCTGACTTCAAAGAACAACAGAAGGCT gagggaaagctgattaaaaaaagcagtggaTTCTCTGGCAAAGGCTTTAAATTCGATGAAACAGAACAGGCCTTGGCTAACGAAAGAAAGAAGTTACAGAAGGCAGCTCTTGGCTTGCAGGATTCGGATGATGAGGATACAGCTGTTGAT ATTGACGAACAAATTGAAAGCATGTTCAATtcaaagaaaagagtaaaagaCATGGGAACACCGGGATCTTCAAACGCTCCTACACCATCAGCTGGCAATGCAGAAAAACTGGAAATTGCTAAAAGATTGGCTTTGAGAATCAATGCCCAGAAGAATCTTGGAGCAGAGGCACAAGTATTTGTCCCCTTCCATTTTAAG GATGTGATGCAGCAGGCTACAAACGCTATCCTTAGAGGGGGCACAATTCAAGCTCCTACAGTGTCTGCCAAGACCATTGCAGAGCAATTGGCTGAAAAAATCAATGCTAAGCTGAATTATGTACCTATagagaagcaggaggaagagaaacaggatGGAGGACAAAACGAATCTTTTAAGAGATATGAAGAAGAATTAGAGATCAATGACTTCCCACAG ACTGCCAGATGGAAAGTTACCTCCAAAGAAGCACTACAGAGAATCAGTGAATATTCTGAAGCTGCTATTACAATCAGAGGAACTTATTTCCCTCCAGGCAAAGAACCCAAGGAAGGAGAGCGAAAGATTTATTTGGCTATAGAGA gTGCCAATGAATTGGCTgtacagaaagcaaaggcagaaatcACACGACTTATAAAAGAAGAGCTCATTCGATTG CAAAACTCAtaccaaccaaccaacaaagGAAGATACAAAGTTCTATGA